Genomic segment of Arachis stenosperma cultivar V10309 chromosome 4, arast.V10309.gnm1.PFL2, whole genome shotgun sequence:
GTATTGAATTTCATCATTTGAGTCCTTCCAAGTGCTATCCCAACTTCAATTCCACCTTTGCCCTTGCAATCAGATAGTGAAACTGACATTGAAGACTCTACTTGAACTACTTCACTCATCTTAGGCTTCCCCCACCCAAAATCAGTTTCATACACATCCAACTTTGGTGAACCAGCAGTTAATAACATATGCTTCCCCAATGTAGCAAACTCAGTAAAATTTGACATTAATGTTTCAGCTCCTTTATAACCTTCATATTGCAAGCATCTAATTTTGCTTCCAATAGCAATGGCAGCTTCAAAAATACCATTTTGCCCCACTAATTTGCTCTTAGTAATTTCTGCATTGCCACAAACCACACAATTACCAAAGTATGTTAATGGAATTGAAAATTGAGGAAGGTTACGAGAATCTGCCATAATTGCTAATATGTGTAATTCATCATCATCTTTGGTATTATTTTCTGATTTCACCTTACAAACCCAAATCAAAGAACATGTCACCACAAATGTCGAAACATGCAATGTCTCTAGACCATGGTTTTGGCATTTAGTAGTCACATATTTCTTCAAATTCTCAACGTGCTCATTCCTCAACACAAACGTGCGCCTCACCATGTCACTAGGAACATTATTAACTTGGCCTTTGGATTCCATGGTTTTAATAGGGATATTCCAAATAGCTTCTAGGAAAATGGGCCTGAGCCCATTTGGGTCTTGGATCATGTTCCTATCAAGCAATGGTAAATCATGGCCCACTTTAGGCCCACAAAGCGAGGCCCAAAACTTCATGAAGTGATGAAACGCTTTTCCATCAGCAACCACGTGTCTGAAAGTAATGCATATGGCTAAGCCGGAGTTGGGGAAAATAGTTACCTGAATGGCCATAGGAGAAATCAACAAGGTTCCACTTTCATCTTCTTCCAAGGCACGTGGTGAGGGCAAAACAGGAACAAAAGGGTGCAAGCACGTGACATCTCTTGGTGAGTCAGATACGAGGTTGTTGAGATTTGTTGTTGTGGACTCAGCAACTATGAAGGGAAGAGTGTCACCTTCTTTGTAGAGAATGTGTGGGGTTTGTGGCTTTGGAGGGAACACTA
This window contains:
- the LOC130976080 gene encoding coumaroyl-CoA:anthocyanidin 3-O-glucoside-6''-O-coumaroyltransferase 1-like, with amino-acid sequence MANKRVKVIEQCHIGPPPGSVASTSIPLTFFDIPWLCCPPIKRVFFYEFHYPKSHLLQEVIPNLKQSLSLTLKHFFPFSSNIVFPPKPQTPHILYKEGDTLPFIVAESTTTNLNNLVSDSPRDVTCLHPFVPVLPSPRALEEDESGTLLISPMAIQVTIFPNSGLAICITFRHVVADGKAFHHFMKFWASLCGPKVGHDLPLLDRNMIQDPNGLRPIFLEAIWNIPIKTMESKGQVNNVPSDMVRRTFVLRNEHVENLKKYVTTKCQNHGLETLHVSTFVVTCSLIWVCKVKSENNTKDDDELHILAIMADSRNLPQFSIPLTYFGNCVVCGNAEITKSKLVGQNGIFEAAIAIGSKIRCLQYEGYKGAETLMSNFTEFATLGKHMLLTAGSPKLDVYETDFGWGKPKMSEVVQVESSMSVSLSDCKGKGGIEVGIALGRTQMMKFNTLMEEFLEEIALHDS